Proteins encoded in a region of the Acidobacteriota bacterium genome:
- a CDS encoding sodium-translocating pyrophosphatase — MNDYVIYLVPAFGLFGILVMAYKSAWVGKQEAGDENMQELAGYIADGAMAFLKAEWRVLSIFALITAALLAYSGTVHEVNGREIHSHWLIAVAFLIGAVLSATAGYIGMKVATKANVRTTQAARTSLKQALAVSFTGGAVMGLGVAGLAILGLGGLFIAFLAIFAELGANQVRTAIEVLTGFSLGAESIALFARVGGGIYTKAADVGADLVGKVEAGIPEDDVRNPATIADNVGDNVGDVAGMGADLFGSYVATILATMVLGQEITSRDMFGGLAPILLPMVIGGLGIVFSVVGMLFVRISDDKSSVQAAMNIGNWSAMIFTVIASFFAVMWILPDGQLSLRTQSFDKWGVFYSIVVGTIVGAIMSYATEYYTAMGKKPVNSIVQQSSTGHATNIIGGLAVGMKSTVIPIITLAAGIMTSYYFAGLYGVAIAASGMMATTAMQLAIDAFGPIADNAGGIAEMSQLPPEVRERTDNLDAVGNTTAATGKGFAIASAALTALALFAAFVGIAGIDRIDIYKANVLGGLFIGGMIPFIFSALCIQAVGKAAMEMVHEVRRQFREIPGIMEYKAKPEYEKCVEISTKASIRQMMLPGAIALITPVIVGFTFGPEVLGGLLAGVTVTGVLMGIFQNNAGGAWDNAKKSFEKGVEINGEMYYKGSEPHKASVTGDTVGDPFKDTSGPSMNILIKLMSIVSLVIAPYIFGIGQ; from the coding sequence ATGAACGATTACGTTATTTATCTGGTGCCCGCGTTTGGGCTTTTCGGGATCTTGGTGATGGCCTACAAGTCGGCCTGGGTCGGCAAGCAGGAGGCCGGCGACGAGAACATGCAGGAGCTCGCCGGCTATATCGCCGATGGAGCGATGGCGTTCCTGAAAGCTGAGTGGCGAGTTCTCAGCATCTTTGCATTGATAACGGCCGCTTTGCTTGCATATTCGGGAACCGTCCATGAAGTGAACGGCCGCGAGATCCACTCGCATTGGCTGATTGCCGTTGCGTTCCTGATCGGTGCCGTGCTTTCAGCGACCGCCGGATACATCGGGATGAAGGTCGCCACGAAGGCGAACGTCCGCACAACGCAGGCCGCACGGACAAGCCTGAAACAGGCTCTGGCCGTTTCATTTACTGGCGGTGCGGTAATGGGGCTTGGTGTTGCCGGCCTCGCGATCCTCGGGCTTGGCGGTTTGTTCATCGCGTTTCTGGCGATCTTCGCAGAGCTCGGAGCTAACCAAGTTCGAACGGCGATCGAAGTTCTGACAGGCTTCTCACTAGGTGCCGAGTCGATCGCCCTTTTTGCACGCGTCGGCGGCGGTATCTATACAAAAGCGGCTGACGTGGGCGCGGACCTCGTCGGAAAGGTCGAGGCGGGAATTCCGGAGGACGACGTCCGCAATCCGGCCACCATCGCCGACAACGTAGGCGATAACGTCGGCGACGTCGCGGGCATGGGCGCCGACCTTTTCGGTTCGTATGTCGCGACGATCCTGGCGACGATGGTGCTCGGGCAAGAGATAACGTCGCGGGATATGTTCGGCGGGCTCGCACCGATCCTGCTGCCGATGGTTATCGGCGGTTTGGGAATCGTTTTCTCGGTCGTCGGCATGCTCTTCGTCCGCATTAGCGACGATAAATCGAGCGTTCAGGCGGCGATGAATATCGGCAACTGGTCGGCGATGATCTTTACGGTGATCGCTTCGTTCTTTGCCGTGATGTGGATCCTGCCGGACGGCCAACTCTCGCTTCGCACGCAATCGTTCGACAAATGGGGCGTGTTTTACTCGATCGTCGTCGGCACGATCGTCGGCGCGATCATGAGCTACGCGACCGAATATTACACCGCGATGGGCAAGAAGCCCGTTAATTCGATCGTGCAGCAATCATCCACCGGCCACGCGACGAACATCATCGGCGGGTTGGCCGTCGGAATGAAGTCGACGGTGATACCGATCATCACACTGGCCGCCGGTATCATGACCTCGTATTACTTCGCCGGGCTGTACGGCGTGGCCATCGCAGCCTCTGGAATGATGGCGACAACCGCCATGCAGCTTGCCATCGACGCCTTTGGCCCTATCGCCGACAACGCCGGCGGCATCGCGGAAATGAGCCAACTGCCGCCGGAAGTTCGCGAACGGACGGACAACCTCGACGCCGTCGGAAATACGACCGCAGCAACCGGAAAAGGGTTTGCGATCGCAAGTGCGGCGCTAACTGCGCTCGCCCTTTTCGCAGCATTCGTTGGCATCGCCGGTATCGATCGGATCGACATCTACAAGGCAAACGTGCTCGGCGGGCTTTTCATCGGTGGCATGATCCCGTTCATCTTTTCCGCTCTCTGCATTCAGGCAGTTGGAAAGGCCGCGATGGAAATGGTGCACGAGGTTCGCAGGCAGTTCCGCGAGATACCCGGCATTATGGAATACAAGGCCAAGCCGGAATACGAGAAATGCGTTGAGATCTCGACCAAAGCGTCGATCCGACAAATGATGCTTCCCGGTGCCATCGCGTTGATCACGCCGGTCATTGTCGGTTTTACATTCGGTCCTGAAGTGCTCGGCGGATTGCTCGCGGGTGTGACGGTAACCGGCGTGCTGATGGGTATTTTCCAGAACAACGCCGGTGGTGCATGGGACAATGCGAAGAAGTCGTTTGAGAAAGGCGTTGAGATCAACGGCGAGATGTATTACAAGGGCTCCGAGCCGCACAAGGCGTCGGTAACGGGCGACACGGTCGGCGATCCTTTCAAAGACACGTCGGGCCCCTCGATGAACATCCTCATCAAGCTGATGTCCATCGTCTCGCTAGTCATCGCACCGTATATTTTCGGTATCGGGCAGTAG
- the carA gene encoding glutamine-hydrolyzing carbamoyl-phosphate synthase small subunit: MNNASSAMIVLEDGRSFRGKAFGAEGEAFGEMVFNTSMTGYQEILTDPSYAGQIVCMTYPLIGNYGVNEMDVESRRPWAEGFVVKEASRIASNWRSTETLQSYLSRNNIVGIEGIDTRALVRHIRDKGAMRAVISTTDLDEASLLEKVRTSPDMKGRELATEVTTEARFEYPAAADAKYHIVAFDFGVKTNSLREFAKFGCRVTVVPADTSAEDVLALAPDGIFLSNGPGDPASMSKVIDEIRKLAASQKPMFGICLGHQLIGQAFGGTTFKMKFGHRGGNQPIMNRESGKVEITSHNHGFAVDPDSLPADVEVTHINLNDNTVAGLRHKTLPVFSVQYHPESAPGPHDSEYLFGQFVEMLENRDDK; the protein is encoded by the coding sequence ATGAATAACGCAAGTTCGGCAATGATCGTTCTCGAAGATGGGCGCTCCTTTCGCGGAAAAGCTTTTGGGGCCGAGGGCGAGGCCTTCGGCGAGATGGTCTTCAACACGTCAATGACGGGCTATCAGGAGATCCTGACCGACCCGAGCTACGCCGGACAGATCGTCTGCATGACGTATCCACTCATCGGCAACTACGGCGTCAACGAGATGGACGTTGAATCCCGCCGGCCCTGGGCTGAGGGATTTGTCGTCAAAGAAGCATCGCGGATCGCCTCTAACTGGCGATCGACCGAGACCCTGCAGTCATATCTTTCACGCAACAACATTGTCGGGATCGAGGGGATCGATACACGGGCACTTGTCCGCCACATTCGCGATAAGGGGGCGATGCGTGCCGTTATCTCGACGACCGATCTGGACGAGGCGAGCCTTCTAGAAAAGGTTCGCACTTCACCTGATATGAAGGGCCGCGAGCTTGCGACGGAAGTGACCACGGAGGCGAGATTCGAATATCCGGCAGCAGCCGATGCCAAATATCACATTGTAGCCTTCGACTTTGGCGTAAAGACCAACAGCCTTCGCGAATTCGCAAAGTTTGGCTGCAGGGTAACGGTCGTCCCCGCAGACACTTCGGCCGAAGACGTGCTTGCCCTCGCGCCCGACGGCATCTTTCTCTCGAACGGCCCCGGCGACCCGGCTTCGATGAGTAAGGTTATCGACGAGATCAGGAAACTCGCAGCATCGCAGAAGCCAATGTTCGGCATCTGCCTCGGCCATCAGTTGATCGGGCAGGCATTCGGCGGGACGACATTCAAGATGAAATTCGGCCACCGCGGCGGTAACCAGCCGATCATGAACCGCGAATCGGGCAAGGTCGAGATTACCTCTCACAACCACGGATTTGCCGTCGATCCCGATTCGCTTCCGGCGGATGTCGAAGTAACGCATATCAACCTGAACGACAACACCGTCGCCGGACTCCGCCACAAAACCCTTCCGGTCTTCTCGGTCCAATATCACCCCGAATCCGCTCCGGGCCCGCACGATAGCGAGTATCTCTTTGGGCAGTTTGTGGAGATGTTAGAAAATAGGGACGATAAATGA
- a CDS encoding ABC-F family ATP-binding cassette domain-containing protein, whose protein sequence is MNILSLENVSKNYGFKPLFENVTLGLEDRDKIGIIGANGSGKTTLLRIIAGMEEPDTGRVVRARGQTLAYLSQNPPYDENLTVLETIFASSSGVMQTIADYEAVCHEVGAGAHDDATLQRMTDLQHELEMNGGWDIEANARAVLQKLDIIDTSAKMGTLSGGQRKRVALAHELIFKPDILILDEPTNHLDADTIEWLESYLARYTGALLLVTHDRYFLDRVTDRIFEVDRGRVQNFSGNYAYYLEKKAEQDELREVEGHKREQLIKKELAWLRRGAKARTRKSKHRIEAAHTLMALPKEQAKGEVDIAIGSKRLGSKVIEINGVSKSYGANKLIDDFTYQLKRDDRVGIIGANGSGKTTLLDMITGRVEPDEGEIESGRTVHIGYYDQESRELNDEQRVIDYIRDIAEFVTTNEGVQISAGKMLERFLFTPAQQYAVIGNLSGGERRRLYLLRILMGSANVLLLDEPTNDLDIPTLIALEEYLDDFAGALIVVSHDRYFLDRTIENVFRFEPGGHVREYAGNYTAYLEANAREETQVRTASGSDRILQNAPTTAAAPEKPKSKKLTFKELREFESVELRIAETEKRLPEIDKELTAAASDAGRVHELFNEQQMLTSRLEADITRWTELAERHEG, encoded by the coding sequence ATGAACATTCTTTCGCTTGAAAATGTCTCGAAGAATTATGGCTTCAAGCCGTTGTTTGAGAATGTAACGCTGGGCCTCGAAGACCGAGACAAGATCGGTATAATCGGGGCTAACGGCTCAGGTAAAACGACGCTTTTGCGGATCATCGCCGGAATGGAAGAGCCTGATACCGGTCGTGTCGTCCGTGCTAGAGGACAGACTCTCGCCTATCTTTCGCAGAATCCGCCGTACGACGAAAACCTGACCGTACTCGAGACGATCTTTGCTTCGAGCAGCGGTGTGATGCAGACGATCGCCGATTACGAGGCTGTGTGTCACGAGGTCGGCGCGGGTGCTCACGACGATGCGACGCTTCAGCGGATGACCGATCTTCAGCACGAACTCGAAATGAACGGCGGCTGGGATATCGAGGCGAACGCTCGAGCGGTCCTGCAGAAGCTTGATATAATCGATACTTCGGCAAAGATGGGCACTCTCTCGGGCGGGCAGCGAAAGCGGGTTGCGTTGGCGCACGAACTGATATTTAAGCCCGACATCCTAATCCTTGATGAGCCGACCAATCATCTCGACGCTGACACGATCGAATGGCTTGAATCATACCTCGCACGCTATACCGGCGCTCTGCTTCTCGTCACGCACGACCGCTATTTTCTCGACCGTGTGACCGACCGCATTTTTGAAGTCGACCGCGGAAGGGTGCAGAATTTTAGCGGAAATTATGCTTACTACCTTGAGAAGAAAGCCGAGCAAGATGAACTGCGAGAAGTCGAGGGTCATAAGCGCGAACAGCTTATAAAGAAAGAGCTAGCATGGCTTCGCCGCGGAGCGAAGGCTCGGACGCGGAAGTCGAAACATCGTATCGAAGCCGCTCACACGCTGATGGCCTTGCCGAAAGAGCAGGCGAAGGGCGAGGTGGATATCGCGATCGGATCGAAGCGACTCGGGTCGAAGGTGATAGAGATCAATGGCGTGTCGAAATCTTATGGCGCGAACAAGCTTATCGACGATTTCACATACCAGCTGAAACGCGACGATCGAGTTGGCATCATCGGAGCGAACGGCAGCGGCAAGACGACGCTGCTTGATATGATCACCGGCCGCGTCGAACCGGACGAGGGCGAGATCGAGTCCGGAAGGACGGTGCATATCGGTTATTACGATCAGGAGAGCCGGGAACTCAACGACGAGCAGCGTGTCATCGATTACATCCGCGATATCGCCGAGTTTGTGACGACCAACGAAGGAGTACAGATCTCCGCGGGCAAGATGCTTGAGCGGTTTCTTTTCACGCCGGCGCAGCAGTACGCAGTGATCGGTAATCTCTCAGGCGGAGAACGTCGTCGTCTGTATCTACTTCGGATCTTGATGGGTTCGGCGAATGTGCTGCTGCTGGACGAGCCGACCAACGATCTTGACATACCAACGCTGATCGCGCTCGAAGAATATCTCGACGACTTCGCCGGGGCCCTGATCGTCGTCAGCCACGATCGCTACTTCCTCGACCGCACGATCGAGAACGTGTTCCGATTCGAACCCGGCGGCCACGTCCGCGAATACGCCGGCAACTACACCGCCTATCTCGAAGCCAATGCCCGCGAAGAAACCCAAGTCAGAACCGCGAGCGGTAGCGACCGGATTCTGCAGAATGCACCAACAACCGCCGCAGCCCCCGAAAAGCCTAAATCCAAGAAGCTCACCTTTAAAGAATTGCGCGAGTTTGAATCGGTGGAATTGCGAATAGCCGAGACCGAGAAACGGCTTCCAGAGATCGACAAAGAACTCACCGCTGCCGCCAGCGATGCCGGCCGCGTTCACGAACTATTCAACGAACAACAAATGCTGACGTCCCGACTCGAAGCAGACATCACCCGCTGGACAGAACTAGCCGAGCGGCATGAAGGTTAA